A region from the Bradyrhizobium erythrophlei genome encodes:
- the aspA gene encoding aspartate ammonia-lyase, which yields MQMRREHDLLGDRDVPAAAYYGVHTLRAVENFPISATPISIYPDLIVALASIKLAAAKTNCELKLLDQTRADAIVAAAEEIRAGRLHEEFVVDVIQGGAGTSTNMNANEVIANRALELLGRPKGDYHFLHPNEHVNMSQSTNDVYPTALKLAAYSGIMRLVEAMAVLRQAFEKKSEEFKDIIKMGRTQLQDAVPMTLGQEFSTYAVMLGEDEQRLQEAVLLVCEINMGATAIGTGINAHPDYAGLVCRHLRDVTGIPVVTASNLIEATQDCGSFVQLSGVLKRVAVKLSKTCNDLRLLSSGPRVGLGEINLPPMQAGSSIMPGKVNPVIPEVVNQIAFEVIGNDVTVSFAAEAGQLQLNAFEPIIAHSLFKSVNHLRAGCLTLATRCVNGITANREHLRRGVENSIGIVTALNPYIGYANATEVAQEALLTGLSVADLVLARKLLTREQLDRILQPEVLTRPRPFGIDQAPAETHVLSLRRDQID from the coding sequence ATGCAGATGCGACGCGAACATGATTTGCTGGGCGACCGCGATGTGCCGGCGGCGGCCTATTACGGCGTCCACACCCTGCGCGCGGTGGAGAATTTTCCGATCAGCGCAACGCCGATCTCGATCTATCCGGACCTGATCGTGGCGCTGGCATCCATCAAGCTGGCCGCAGCCAAGACCAATTGCGAATTGAAGCTCTTGGACCAGACGCGCGCCGACGCCATTGTCGCCGCCGCCGAAGAAATCAGGGCCGGCCGGCTGCATGAGGAGTTCGTGGTCGATGTGATCCAGGGCGGCGCCGGCACCTCGACCAACATGAACGCCAACGAGGTCATCGCCAACCGCGCCCTGGAATTGCTGGGCCGGCCCAAGGGCGACTATCATTTCCTGCATCCCAATGAACACGTCAACATGAGCCAGAGCACCAACGACGTCTACCCGACGGCGCTCAAGCTCGCGGCCTATTCCGGCATCATGCGGTTGGTTGAGGCCATGGCGGTGTTGCGTCAGGCGTTCGAGAAGAAGTCCGAGGAGTTCAAGGACATCATCAAGATGGGCCGCACCCAGCTGCAGGACGCCGTTCCGATGACGCTGGGGCAGGAATTCTCGACCTATGCGGTGATGCTCGGAGAAGACGAGCAGCGGCTGCAGGAAGCGGTGCTTCTGGTTTGCGAAATCAACATGGGCGCCACCGCCATCGGCACCGGCATCAATGCGCATCCGGACTACGCCGGACTGGTCTGCCGGCATTTGCGCGATGTCACGGGCATTCCGGTCGTGACCGCCTCGAACCTGATCGAGGCGACCCAGGACTGCGGCAGCTTCGTGCAACTCTCCGGCGTTCTGAAACGGGTCGCGGTCAAACTGTCGAAGACCTGCAATGATCTGCGGCTATTGTCATCGGGGCCGCGCGTCGGCCTCGGCGAGATCAATCTGCCGCCGATGCAGGCCGGCTCCAGTATCATGCCGGGCAAGGTCAACCCGGTGATTCCCGAGGTCGTCAACCAGATCGCCTTCGAGGTGATCGGCAACGACGTCACGGTGAGTTTTGCGGCCGAGGCCGGTCAGTTGCAGTTGAATGCGTTCGAGCCGATCATCGCGCACAGCCTGTTCAAGAGCGTCAACCATTTGCGCGCCGGCTGCCTGACGCTGGCAACAAGATGCGTGAACGGCATCACCGCCAATCGCGAGCATCTGCGCCGGGGCGTCGAAAATTCGATCGGTATCGTGACCGCGCTCAATCCCTATATCGGTTACGCCAACGCCACCGAGGTCGCCCAGGAAGCGCTCCTGACGGGCCTGAGCGTCGCCGATCTCGTGCTGGCCAGGAAGCTCCTGACGCGCGAGCAACTCGACCGGATCCTGCAGCCGGAAGTGCTGACCCGGCCGCGACCGTTCGGCATCGACCAGGCGCCCGCCGAAACCCATGTTTTAAGCCTGCGCCGCGACCAGATCGATTAA
- the minE gene encoding cell division topological specificity factor MinE, which produces MKGLLRLFNGRAASAPVARERLQILLAHERGLRGQPDLLGVLRAEILAAVSRHITLDPDKVIVKMDRGPHVSTLEVDIEVPNGFERSLAAAG; this is translated from the coding sequence ATGAAGGGTCTGCTGCGGCTTTTCAACGGCCGTGCTGCTTCCGCGCCTGTCGCCCGGGAACGGCTGCAGATTCTGCTGGCGCATGAACGCGGCTTGCGCGGGCAGCCCGACCTGTTGGGCGTGCTCCGGGCCGAGATCCTCGCCGCGGTCTCGCGGCACATCACGCTCGATCCGGACAAGGTCATCGTCAAGATGGACCGCGGCCCGCACGTATCGACGCTCGAGGTCGATATCGAAGTGCCCAACGGATTCGAACGATCGCTCGCCGCCGCCGGCTGA
- a CDS encoding hybrid sensor histidine kinase/response regulator, with product MSPGASSERAVILAPTGRDASVAAALIREAGYYADICTDLAGLMHEVEGGAGLAVIADEAIKTADLRGLTRWLNDQPSWSDLPIVLLTHQGGGPERNPDAMRLGQVLGNVTFIERPFHPTTLVSIVGSAVRGRRRQYQTRAILQDLTESESLLQTALNAGRLGALELHLPELELEASDTCKRFFGRAPDEAFSYPDLQAAVHPDDRARRGEVLERTIRTGGDYSIEYRNIWPDGSQHWVDVRARAVRRPDGSIKSLVGVSSDITARKVAEIERETLLAQLAAERTALANLTATLEQRVEQRTADLMKEVAAREKAQEQLRQAQKMETIGQLTGGVAHDFNNLLMAVMGNLDLLRRRIPDDPRLHRLIDGALQGAERGASLTQRLLAFARRQDLRAVPVDLRGLIEGMIDLLERSLGPRVALRLDLPEGLPPARVDANQLELAILNLAINARDAMPDGGSIEVRVCECQASSDPALQPGRYLKLSVIDTGKGMTPEILKRAVEPFFSSKPLGKGTGLGLSMVHGLAVQLGGALQLSSAVAKGTSAMLILPVATSGPEAESPAQKSQKVNRSAVILFVDDDPLIALSTTEMLEDLGHHVIGANSGLHALDIIRSDQPIDLMMTDHVMPGMTGIELAAASRALRPQLPILLATGYAELPEGAQLDLPRLAKPYHQDQLRDRLDQLLG from the coding sequence GTGAGTCCGGGCGCATCGTCCGAGCGTGCCGTCATCCTGGCGCCGACAGGACGGGACGCCTCGGTGGCTGCGGCGCTGATCAGGGAAGCCGGCTACTACGCCGATATCTGCACCGATCTCGCGGGCCTGATGCATGAGGTCGAGGGCGGCGCCGGGCTCGCCGTGATCGCCGATGAGGCGATCAAGACCGCGGATCTGCGCGGCCTGACGCGCTGGCTGAACGACCAGCCGTCCTGGTCGGATTTGCCGATCGTGCTGTTGACGCATCAGGGCGGCGGCCCCGAGCGCAATCCCGACGCGATGCGGCTCGGACAGGTGCTCGGCAACGTCACCTTCATCGAGCGTCCGTTCCATCCGACCACGCTGGTCAGCATCGTCGGCTCCGCGGTGAGGGGCCGGCGCCGCCAGTACCAGACCCGGGCGATCCTTCAGGATCTTACCGAAAGCGAAAGCCTGCTGCAGACGGCGCTGAACGCCGGCCGCCTCGGCGCGCTGGAGCTGCATCTGCCGGAGCTCGAGCTCGAGGCCTCCGATACCTGCAAGCGGTTTTTCGGTCGCGCGCCGGACGAAGCCTTCTCATACCCGGATCTGCAGGCCGCGGTTCATCCCGACGACCGCGCGCGCCGCGGCGAGGTGCTGGAGCGCACTATCAGAACCGGCGGGGATTACAGCATCGAATACCGCAATATCTGGCCCGACGGCTCGCAGCACTGGGTCGACGTGCGCGCCCGCGCGGTGCGCCGGCCGGACGGCAGCATCAAATCGCTGGTCGGCGTGTCCTCCGACATCACCGCGCGCAAGGTTGCCGAAATCGAGCGCGAGACCCTGCTGGCGCAGCTGGCGGCGGAGCGCACGGCGCTGGCGAATCTGACGGCGACGCTGGAACAGCGCGTCGAGCAGCGCACCGCCGACCTGATGAAGGAAGTCGCCGCGCGCGAAAAGGCCCAGGAGCAGTTGCGGCAGGCGCAGAAGATGGAGACGATCGGCCAGCTCACCGGCGGCGTCGCGCATGATTTCAACAATCTGTTGATGGCGGTAATGGGCAATCTCGACCTGTTGCGCAGGCGCATCCCCGACGATCCGCGGCTGCACCGCCTGATCGACGGTGCGCTGCAGGGCGCCGAGCGCGGCGCGTCGCTGACGCAGCGCCTGCTGGCGTTTGCGCGGCGGCAGGATTTGCGCGCGGTACCGGTCGACCTGCGCGGCCTGATCGAGGGCATGATCGATCTGTTGGAACGTTCGCTGGGACCGCGTGTCGCGCTGCGGCTCGACCTGCCGGAAGGCTTGCCGCCGGCGCGCGTCGACGCCAACCAGCTCGAGCTCGCCATTCTCAACCTCGCGATCAACGCGCGCGACGCCATGCCGGACGGCGGCTCGATCGAGGTCCGGGTCTGCGAATGCCAGGCCAGCAGCGATCCGGCGCTGCAGCCCGGCCGCTATTTGAAACTGTCCGTGATCGATACCGGCAAGGGCATGACGCCGGAGATATTGAAGCGTGCGGTCGAACCGTTCTTCTCGTCAAAGCCGCTCGGCAAGGGTACCGGCCTCGGCCTGTCGATGGTGCACGGGCTCGCCGTGCAGCTCGGCGGCGCGCTGCAGCTGTCGAGCGCGGTGGCAAAGGGCACCAGCGCCATGCTGATCCTCCCCGTCGCAACATCAGGCCCCGAGGCCGAAAGCCCGGCGCAGAAATCGCAGAAGGTCAACCGCTCGGCGGTGATCCTGTTCGTCGACGACGATCCGCTGATCGCGTTGTCGACCACGGAAATGCTGGAAGACCTCGGCCACCACGTGATCGGCGCCAATTCCGGCCTGCACGCGCTCGACATCATCAGGAGCGATCAGCCGATCGACCTGATGATGACCGATCACGTGATGCCCGGCATGACCGGCATTGAACTCGCCGCTGCCTCGCGCGCGCTGCGGCCGCAACTGCCGATCCTGCTCGCGACCGGCTACGCCGAACTGCCCGAGGGCGCCCAGCTCGATCTGCCGCGGCTGGCAAAACCCTATCACCAGGACCAGCTGCGCGACCGGCTCGATCAGTTGCTGGGGTGA
- the minD gene encoding septum site-determining protein MinD, producing the protein MAKVLVVTSGKGGVGKTTSTAALGAALAQMGGRVVVVDFDVGLRNLDLVMGAERRVVFDLINVVQGVAKLSQALIRDKRLENLWLLPASQTRDKDALTEEGVGRIIADLRTKFDWILCDSPAGIERGATLAMRYADEAVVVTNPEVSSVRDSDRIIGMLDSKTVKAEKGERVEKHVLITRYDSGRASRGEMLGIDDILEILATPLLGIIPESQDVLLASNVGSPVTLNNAASAPARAYVDAARRLMGETVPMVVPVERKGLMNRLLGRRAA; encoded by the coding sequence ATGGCCAAAGTCTTGGTCGTAACGTCCGGCAAGGGTGGCGTCGGAAAGACCACTTCCACGGCAGCGCTCGGCGCGGCGCTCGCGCAGATGGGAGGCAGGGTGGTGGTCGTCGATTTCGACGTCGGCCTGCGCAACCTCGACCTCGTCATGGGGGCGGAACGCCGGGTCGTGTTCGACCTCATCAACGTCGTGCAGGGCGTTGCCAAGCTCTCGCAGGCGCTGATTCGCGACAAGCGTCTGGAGAATTTGTGGTTGCTGCCGGCATCGCAGACCCGCGACAAGGATGCGCTGACGGAAGAGGGTGTCGGCAGGATCATCGCCGACCTGCGGACCAAGTTCGACTGGATTCTCTGCGACAGCCCGGCCGGCATCGAGCGCGGCGCGACGCTCGCCATGCGCTATGCCGACGAAGCCGTCGTCGTCACCAATCCCGAGGTCTCCTCGGTGCGCGATTCCGATCGCATCATCGGCATGCTCGATTCCAAGACCGTCAAGGCCGAGAAGGGCGAGCGGGTGGAGAAGCACGTGCTGATTACCCGCTACGATTCGGGCCGCGCCTCCCGCGGGGAGATGCTCGGCATCGACGACATTCTGGAAATCCTCGCGACCCCGCTGCTCGGCATCATCCCCGAGAGCCAGGACGTGCTGCTGGCCTCCAATGTCGGCTCTCCGGTGACCCTCAACAATGCCGCCAGCGCACCGGCTCGCGCCTATGTCGACGCCGCGCGTCGGCTGATGGGCGAAACCGTTCCCATGGTGGTGCCCGTCGAACGCAAGGGCCTGATGAACCGGTTGCTGGGACGGAGGGCCGCATGA
- a CDS encoding GFA family protein yields MSPKSPALPLTGGCSCGAIRYEIASFPLLLYTCNCTNCQRTSGSAFALNMPVVAKDFHILQGSPKGWRRLSPSGADVTSWFCGDCGGRIYGERVGRPQSINIRAGTLDDTTWLVPVAHMFMKSAQPWVLPAANAECHEIGPGDFRPLAAVWRSMWPDFFPPK; encoded by the coding sequence ATGAGCCCAAAGTCACCCGCGCTTCCCCTGACCGGCGGCTGCTCGTGCGGCGCGATCCGCTACGAGATCGCATCGTTTCCGCTGCTGCTCTACACCTGCAATTGCACCAATTGCCAGCGGACGTCCGGCAGCGCGTTCGCGCTGAACATGCCGGTGGTCGCAAAGGATTTTCATATTCTGCAAGGCAGCCCGAAGGGATGGCGTCGTCTGTCCCCGAGTGGCGCGGACGTCACCTCATGGTTCTGCGGCGATTGTGGCGGTCGAATCTACGGCGAACGCGTGGGGCGTCCGCAATCGATCAACATCCGGGCCGGAACGCTTGACGATACCACCTGGCTGGTTCCGGTCGCGCATATGTTCATGAAGAGCGCGCAGCCATGGGTCTTGCCCGCCGCCAATGCCGAATGCCACGAGATCGGCCCGGGTGATTTCCGGCCGCTGGCCGCGGTGTGGCGCTCGATGTGGCCAGACTTTTTTCCGCCAAAATAG
- a CDS encoding ATPase domain-containing protein — MNSVEPIATKAKSKAKSGIWGLDNILSGGFSRGHVFLVEGAPGTGKTTVALQFLMEGARAGEKCLYITLSETERELRDGAASHGWSLDDRIEVLELLPPESLLDSEQQQSLLYSSDLELGETTKQIFEAVDRARPDRVVLDSLSEIRLLAQNSLRYRRQILAIKHYFAKFNTTVMLLDDLTADVADKTVHSVAHGVLRLEELAPAYGAERRRARVIKYRGVKFRGGHHDVTITTGGLNVFPRLVASEYRTNVQRRTVSSGIAELDRLLGGGVETGSSTLILGPAGTGKSLAAIVFVVAAVKRGERAALFVFDEELGLLFSRMKGLGIDLEAMQRSGELFIEQVDAAELTPGEFAHLVRRRVDEDRIKTVVIDSINGYQAAMPEENSLILHMHELLQYLNRRGAATFMTVAQHGLVGDMKAPVDVTYLADTVVLLRYFEALGSVRRAISIIKKRTGVHESTIREYRIDNRGLTIGEPLDGFQGVLRGVPVYVGEGQPLLQERSA, encoded by the coding sequence ATGAATTCGGTCGAACCAATCGCCACCAAGGCGAAATCTAAGGCGAAATCCGGAATTTGGGGGCTCGACAATATTTTGTCGGGCGGGTTTTCGCGTGGCCACGTCTTCCTGGTGGAAGGCGCGCCGGGAACCGGCAAGACCACCGTGGCGCTGCAGTTCCTGATGGAGGGCGCCAGGGCCGGCGAAAAATGTCTCTACATCACTTTGTCGGAGACGGAGCGCGAGCTGCGTGACGGCGCGGCTTCCCATGGCTGGTCGCTGGACGACCGCATCGAGGTGCTCGAACTGCTGCCGCCGGAGAGCCTCCTGGATTCGGAGCAGCAGCAGAGCCTGCTTTATTCCTCGGACCTCGAACTCGGCGAAACCACCAAGCAGATCTTCGAGGCCGTCGACCGCGCGAGGCCCGACCGCGTGGTGCTCGACAGCCTTTCCGAAATTCGCCTGCTGGCGCAAAACTCGCTGCGCTACCGGCGGCAGATTCTCGCGATCAAGCACTACTTCGCCAAGTTCAACACCACCGTGATGCTGCTGGACGACCTGACCGCCGATGTCGCCGACAAGACCGTGCACAGCGTCGCCCACGGCGTGCTGCGGCTGGAGGAACTGGCGCCGGCCTACGGCGCGGAGCGGCGGCGGGCGCGGGTCATCAAATATCGCGGCGTGAAGTTTCGCGGCGGCCATCACGATGTCACCATCACCACCGGCGGGCTGAACGTGTTTCCGCGGCTGGTGGCCTCGGAATACCGCACCAATGTTCAACGCCGTACGGTGTCGAGCGGCATCGCCGAGCTGGACCGGTTGCTGGGCGGCGGCGTCGAGACCGGGTCGAGCACACTCATTCTCGGCCCCGCGGGCACCGGCAAATCGCTGGCCGCGATCGTGTTCGTTGTCGCGGCGGTCAAGCGCGGCGAAAGGGCGGCGCTGTTCGTGTTCGACGAAGAGCTCGGCCTTTTGTTCTCGCGCATGAAGGGCCTCGGCATCGACCTCGAGGCGATGCAGCGCAGCGGCGAGCTCTTCATCGAACAGGTGGACGCCGCGGAACTGACGCCCGGCGAATTCGCCCATCTGGTTCGCAGGCGGGTCGACGAGGACCGCATCAAGACCGTGGTGATCGACAGTATCAACGGCTACCAGGCGGCGATGCCGGAAGAGAATTCGCTGATTCTGCATATGCACGAATTGCTGCAATATCTGAACCGGCGGGGGGCTGCGACCTTCATGACGGTGGCGCAGCACGGCCTGGTCGGCGACATGAAGGCGCCGGTGGACGTGACCTATCTCGCCGACACCGTGGTGCTGCTGCGCTATTTCGAGGCGCTTGGCAGCGTACGGCGCGCGATATCGATCATCAAGAAACGTACGGGAGTCCACGAATCCACCATCCGCGAGTACCGCATCGATAATCGCGGCCTCACCATCGGCGAGCCGCTGGACGGCTTCCAGGGAGTCCTGCGTGGCGTTCCCGTCTATGTCGGCGAGGGCCAGCCGCTGCTGCAGGAGCGAAGTGCGTGA
- a CDS encoding NAD(P)H-dependent flavin oxidoreductase → MTPERTALTFPDPLARFRDRLSLPLIAAPMFLVSGVDLVAAACRNGVIGAFPTVNCRSAEQLDGWLGEIEARLQRHSENSEKPAAPICPNLIVHRSNARLEADLQVLLRHKPEIVITSVGSPSPVLVPLHDAGALVFADVASIRHAERAVVAGADGLVLLTAGAGGQTGWLNPFVFVRAVRAFFEGPVVLAGGISDGHALWAAQALGCDLAYMGTKFIATAESMADPRYKEMLVASSADDILLTTAFTGLQTNMLRPSIAAAGLDPEDLPPRGAIDIGKDIDIGARENRPARWRDIWSAGHSTSGVTGVLPADELVARTLAEYRAARAGQSAFHF, encoded by the coding sequence ATGACACCGGAACGCACGGCGTTGACTTTCCCCGATCCGCTCGCCCGCTTTCGCGACCGCCTCAGCCTGCCGTTGATCGCGGCGCCGATGTTTTTGGTGTCGGGCGTCGATCTCGTGGCGGCGGCGTGCCGCAACGGCGTGATCGGCGCGTTTCCGACGGTGAATTGCCGCAGCGCCGAACAGCTCGACGGTTGGCTCGGCGAGATCGAAGCACGATTGCAGCGGCATTCGGAAAACAGTGAAAAACCTGCCGCGCCCATTTGCCCGAACCTGATCGTGCACCGCTCCAACGCGCGGCTCGAGGCGGATCTGCAGGTGCTGTTGCGGCACAAGCCCGAGATCGTCATCACCTCGGTCGGCTCGCCGTCGCCCGTGCTGGTGCCGCTGCACGATGCGGGCGCGCTGGTGTTCGCGGACGTCGCCAGCATCCGCCATGCCGAGCGCGCGGTCGTGGCCGGCGCCGATGGATTGGTGCTGCTGACGGCCGGCGCCGGCGGGCAGACCGGCTGGCTCAATCCGTTTGTGTTCGTCCGTGCCGTGCGTGCGTTCTTCGAGGGGCCGGTAGTGCTGGCGGGCGGCATCAGTGACGGCCACGCGCTGTGGGCGGCGCAAGCGCTGGGCTGCGATCTCGCTTATATGGGCACCAAATTCATCGCGACCGCCGAGAGCATGGCGGATCCGCGATACAAGGAGATGCTGGTCGCAAGCAGCGCCGACGACATCCTGCTGACCACGGCCTTCACCGGCTTGCAGACCAACATGCTGCGGCCCTCGATTGCGGCCGCCGGCCTCGATCCGGAAGACCTGCCGCCGCGCGGCGCCATCGACATCGGCAAGGACATCGATATCGGCGCCCGCGAGAACCGCCCGGCGCGCTGGCGCGACATCTGGAGCGCGGGGCATTCGACCTCAGGCGTCACCGGCGTGCTGCCGGCCGACGAGCTGGTCGCGCGCACCCTCGCCGAATACCGCGCCGCGAGGGCCGGCCAGAGCGCTTTCCATTTCTAA
- the minC gene encoding septum site-determining protein MinC, translated as MHAVRQPTPQLVRMRGRSYVAFVFCPVVPIVGWLEEIDATLARSPGFFVGKPVVLDLSAVELSQSAIAHLLGSLEQRHIRVLGIEGVDADRLTAGMPPLLTGGRPTVLIQNEPKKVEAKPEAKPKPNSLLLESPVRSGQSIIFAEGDVTVLGSVGSGAEIVAGGSIHIYGTLRGRAMAGVNGNSAARIYCQKIEAELLAIDGYYQTAEDIDASLRNRPAQAWLDGDIMRITPLN; from the coding sequence ATGCACGCTGTCAGGCAGCCAACGCCTCAACTGGTTCGTATGCGCGGCCGCTCCTACGTTGCGTTCGTCTTTTGTCCCGTCGTTCCGATTGTGGGCTGGCTCGAGGAAATCGACGCCACGCTGGCGCGCTCGCCCGGCTTCTTTGTCGGCAAGCCGGTCGTGCTCGACCTGTCCGCCGTGGAGCTCAGCCAATCCGCCATCGCGCACCTGCTCGGAAGCCTCGAGCAGCGCCATATCCGCGTCCTCGGCATCGAGGGGGTGGACGCCGATCGCCTCACCGCCGGCATGCCGCCGCTCTTGACCGGTGGGCGCCCGACCGTGCTGATCCAGAATGAACCGAAAAAGGTCGAAGCCAAACCCGAAGCCAAGCCGAAACCGAATTCCCTGCTGCTCGAAAGCCCGGTGCGCTCCGGCCAGTCGATCATATTCGCCGAAGGCGACGTCACGGTGCTCGGTTCGGTCGGTTCCGGCGCGGAGATCGTCGCCGGCGGCTCCATCCATATCTACGGCACGCTGCGTGGCCGCGCGATGGCTGGCGTCAACGGCAATTCGGCCGCGCGGATTTACTGCCAGAAGATCGAGGCCGAGCTCCTGGCCATCGACGGCTACTACCAGACCGCTGAAGACATCGACGCCAGTTTGCGCAATCGGCCGGCACAAGCCTGGCTCGACGGCGACATCATGAGAATCACACCACTGAATTAA
- the ilvD gene encoding dihydroxy-acid dehydratase, with product MPAYRSRTTTHGRNMAGARGLWRATGMKNEDFGKPIIAVVNSFTQFVPGHVHLKDLGQLVAREIEKAGGVAKEFNTIAVDDGIAMGHDGMLYSLPSREIIADSVEYMVNAHCADAMVCISNCDKITPGMLMAALRINIPTVFVSGGPMESGKVSVKGKIRSVDLIDAMVAAADEKVSDADVEIIERSACPTCGSCSGMFTANSMNCLTEALGLALPGNGSLLATHADRKGLFVEAGHLIVDLARRYYEQDDETALPRAIASFKAFENAMTLDIAMGGSTNTVLHLLAAAYEGEIPFTMQDIDRLSRRVPVLCKVAPSVPDVHLEDVHRAGGVMAILGELDRANLINRGLPMVHSKSIEDALNRWDISRTKSESVRHFFKAAPGNVPTQQAFSQDRRFEDVDTDRSKGCIRDAEHAFSRDGGLAVLTGNLAVDGCIVKTAGVDESILKFAGPARIFESQDAAVEGILGGKIKPGDVVVVRYEGPRGGPGMQEMLYPTSYLKSKGLGKVCALITDGRFSGGSSGLSIGHISPEAAEGGLIGLVEEGDRIEIDIPARSISLKVDDATLARRREAMLGRKAEAWKPAKRTRKVTMALRAYAALTTGAARGAVRVVRD from the coding sequence ATGCCAGCCTACCGCTCCAGGACCACGACCCACGGCCGCAACATGGCCGGCGCCCGCGGCCTCTGGCGCGCCACCGGCATGAAGAACGAGGATTTCGGCAAGCCGATCATCGCCGTGGTCAACTCGTTCACCCAGTTCGTGCCCGGGCATGTCCATCTCAAGGACCTCGGCCAATTGGTCGCGCGCGAAATCGAAAAGGCCGGCGGCGTCGCCAAGGAGTTCAACACCATCGCGGTCGATGACGGCATCGCGATGGGGCATGACGGCATGCTCTACAGCCTGCCGTCGCGCGAGATCATCGCCGACAGCGTCGAGTACATGGTCAACGCCCATTGCGCCGACGCGATGGTGTGCATCTCCAATTGCGACAAGATCACGCCGGGCATGCTGATGGCGGCGCTGCGGATCAACATCCCGACCGTGTTCGTCTCGGGCGGTCCGATGGAATCCGGCAAGGTCAGCGTCAAGGGCAAGATCCGCTCGGTCGACCTGATCGACGCCATGGTCGCCGCCGCCGACGAAAAGGTCAGCGACGCCGATGTCGAAATCATCGAACGATCGGCCTGCCCGACCTGCGGCTCCTGCTCGGGGATGTTCACGGCGAACTCCATGAACTGCCTGACCGAGGCGCTGGGGCTGGCGCTGCCCGGCAACGGCTCGCTGCTGGCGACCCATGCCGATCGCAAGGGGCTGTTCGTCGAAGCCGGTCATCTGATCGTCGATCTGGCGCGCCGTTACTACGAGCAGGACGACGAGACCGCGCTGCCGCGCGCGATCGCCAGCTTCAAGGCGTTCGAGAACGCCATGACGCTCGATATCGCGATGGGCGGCTCGACCAACACGGTGCTGCATCTGCTCGCGGCCGCCTATGAAGGCGAGATCCCCTTCACCATGCAGGACATCGACCGGCTGTCGCGCCGGGTGCCGGTGTTGTGCAAGGTGGCGCCCTCGGTGCCGGACGTGCATCTGGAGGACGTTCACCGCGCCGGCGGTGTCATGGCCATTCTCGGCGAACTCGACCGCGCCAATTTGATCAACCGCGGGCTGCCGATGGTACATTCCAAGTCGATCGAGGACGCGCTGAACCGCTGGGATATCAGCCGCACCAAGAGCGAAAGCGTGCGCCATTTCTTCAAGGCGGCGCCCGGCAACGTGCCGACGCAGCAGGCCTTCAGCCAGGACCGCCGCTTCGAGGACGTCGATACCGACCGCAGCAAAGGCTGCATCCGCGACGCCGAGCACGCGTTCTCCAGAGACGGCGGCCTTGCCGTGTTGACCGGAAACCTGGCGGTGGACGGCTGCATCGTGAAGACCGCCGGCGTCGACGAGAGCATCCTGAAATTCGCGGGGCCGGCGCGGATCTTCGAAAGCCAGGACGCCGCGGTCGAGGGCATTTTGGGCGGCAAGATCAAGCCCGGCGACGTCGTCGTGGTGCGCTATGAGGGTCCGCGCGGCGGCCCCGGCATGCAGGAGATGCTGTACCCGACCAGCTACCTCAAATCGAAGGGGCTCGGCAAAGTATGCGCCCTGATCACCGATGGCCGCTTCTCCGGTGGATCGTCGGGGCTTTCGATCGGGCATATTTCGCCGGAAGCGGCGGAAGGCGGGCTGATCGGACTGGTCGAGGAGGGCGATCGCATCGAGATCGACATTCCCGCCCGCTCCATCAGCCTCAAGGTCGATGACGCCACCCTGGCGCGGCGCCGGGAAGCGATGCTGGGCCGCAAGGCGGAAGCCTGGAAACCGGCGAAGCGAACCCGCAAGGTGACGATGGCGCTTAGGGCTTATGCGGCGCTGACCACCGGCGCCGCGCGCGGCGCGGTGCGCGTGGTCCGGGACTAG